A region of the Roseiflexus sp. RS-1 genome:
ACGAACCGGTCTCCTTCGCACAATTCGCCGCTCACGCTGCGCAGCACGGGTTGCAGTACCTGTCCGAAACCGAATTTCCGATGGTCTTGCCGCTGGGATTGAAACCGGAAACGGTCGATGCCATCCGTTCTTTTTCACGAAGCGGCATTGATCTGGAGCAGTACATGGATTTTCTCCGCGGTCGACAGTTTCGTCAGACGCTCCTCTGCCATGATCATGTGACCGTGCGACGAACGTTGCGTCCAGAACGGTTGATGGGGATGTCGGTCGCTGCGCTGATGCATCCGGAGACGCAACCGCTCGATCTTGCCGGGAGCGAGTGGGTGGTGTTCCGCAATCTGCATGGTGTGGCGTTCAGCGTCTCTGCGCCGATCACCAAAGCGGCGCTGATCTGCCTGGCTGAGGCGTCGCCGCGTGCGGTTGCATTTGAGGATCTGGTCGTCGCAGCGCAGCGTCGAGCAGTGGCTGCGGGAGCATCACTGGAGGACACGGAACCGTCAGCGCTGGCGCGCCGGTTGGGCGGCGATCTGCTGCGCGCATTTGCCACGGCGACCTCGCTCGTGTCGTTCCATCTACATCCCCCGGCAGTGGCAACGCGCCCTGGCGAACGTCCAAAGGTGACGCCCCTGGCGCGCCTGGAGGCGCAGCACGGTGAAGAGGTGACGAATCTGTACCACGATGTGATCTCCCTCGATCCGTTCGACCGTCACCTGGTGCAGTCGCTCGATGGGCGCCACGACCGCAGGGCGTTGGAGGAGATGATGGCTGCCGCAGTGACCGCCGGTGAGGTTCCGTATGCCGGGGATGATGGACGGGCAGCGTCGCTGGCAGGGCTTGCCGCCGACATTGAGCAACGGTTGAACTGGTTTGCGCAGGTTGCGCTGCTGGTTGAGTGATGGGTTAGTGCGCCTGGACGCCAGAGGTACAACCCAAATGTTTGAGACATTCTGGATCAGGGAAGTTTGACTTCGCTGCAAAAACGCACCGCCGAGACGCCGAGAGCGCAGAGAACTTCAAAAACGAAAGGTATGCGCGGCGAGGCATGATGCATTGGAGCGACTCGCTCTGGCATCTTCCTCTGCGAACGCTGCGCCGCTGCGGTGATATGCCCTTTTTGCAGTGGACTCAAGTTTGCTTTACTCGCCCCCGGATGACAGACGCTCAGGAGCGGTTCTATGACAGAGTTCATCGGTCAGACGATCGGTAATTATCGGGTTGAAGCAGTGCTCGGCGCCGGGGGCATGGGGCAGGTGTTTCGTGCGCGACATATTCACCTTGATCGCCCGGTGGCGTTGAAGGTGATGCATGCCAATCTGTCGCACGATCCCGGCTTTCAGGCGCGCTTTCGCCAGGAAGCCCGTGCGATCGCCGCGCTTCAGCATCCGAATATCGTTGAAGTGTACGATTTCGGTGAGCAGAATGGCTTGATGTATCTGGTGATGGAACTGTTGAGCGATGGGTCGCTGCGCGGGTTGATGCAGAAGCACGCTCGCGAGGGCAAGCCATGGCCCCTGCTGCTGGCAATCGATCTGGTGCGCCAGGCAGCCGAGGGGTTGGCGTATGCCCACAGTCAGGGGATGATCCACCGCGACATCAAGCCGGACAATATGCTGCTGCGCGCGGTTTCTGGCGCGCCAGGGCGCTATACCCTCAAAATTACCGATTTTGGGCTGGCGCGCATGGCGGAAGGATCGACGATGACGGCAACCGGTACGGCGATGGGCACGCCTGCCTACATGTCGCCGGAACAGTGTCAGGGAGCGCACGTCGATCTCCGTAGCGATATTTATGCGCTGGGAGTGGTGCTCTACGAGGTGGCGACCGGGTATCTGCCGTTTACGGCAGCCACGCTGAGTGAGGCGGCGTACAAGCATGTGTTTGTGCCGCCGACGCCGCCACGTCAGGTGCGCGCCGATCTGCCGTCGGAGTTGGAGGAGATTGTGCTGCGCTGCCTGGCGAAGCGCCCGGAAGAACGGTTTGCCAGCGCCGCTGAGGTTGCCGCCAGTCTGAAAGCGCTCCTGGCGCGCCCCGATCCGACGCTGACCCACGCCACGGTGATGGCGCATCCCAATGAAGCGCCGCCGGTCTCGCCGCAGGGGGTTGCACCACCCCCGCCTCCGCCTGTGGTTGCTCCGCCGCAACCAACGGCAGTGGCGCCATCGAGTGGGACGTTGCCACCGGCGATCCCGTCGCTGCCGGGCGCCGCGCACCTGCCGCGTATCCAGGTGCGCGATAGCAGCGGCAATCTGCTGCGCGTGGTTGAGTTGACGAGCGATGGCGTCACGGTGGGACGGCAATCAACGAATACGCTGGTGCTCGAATCGGAAGGGGTCTCGCGTTCGCACCTGCGGGTAGACTGGGATGGGCGGCAGGTGACGGTGACCGATCTGGGGTCGAGCAATGGAACGTTGCTGGGTGCAACGCGCCTTCCGGCGCGGGCGCCACACCCGTGGGGTTGGCGCGAGGTGGTGCGCGTCGGTCCGTTCTGGTTGCGCCTGGAGCCGCCAGCGCGCCTCGCCGAACAGGGCGGCGCGCTGTTGCAGCAACTTCTTGATGCGCAACCGACCGCCACACCGCCGCCTGCCGCCGCAACGCGCCCGATGCCGACCGGTATGGCGACTGCCAGTATCAGCACCGGGCGCATCGGTGTGGTGCTGGAAGATAAAACTCTGACTCTGAATCCGGGGCAACCGGCGCCGCTGCGCCTGACGCTGGCAAATCTGGGAACGGTCGTGGATCATTTCAGCATCGAAGTGGATGGTGCGCCAGCGGAATGGGTGCGCCAGCCTGCCGATGCGCTTCAGTTGATGCCGGGTGTGCAGATGCCGGTGGTGCTGACCGTAACCGCCCCGCGGTCACCGGCGAGTCGCGCCGGTGATTACCAGGTGACGCTGCGGGTGCGTTCGCGCGAAAACCCGTCGGAGGTGGGCGTGGCGCACGGGCAATGGACGGTGCTGCCCTTTGCTGCGCCAGTGTTGTCCCTCGCGCCAAAACGGGCCGCCGGGCGCGGACAGGCGCGCTTTACCACCACCCTGCGCAACAATGGCAATGCTCCAATCCAGTGCGCGCTGCGCGCCGAAGATGATGAACACGCGCTGCGT
Encoded here:
- a CDS encoding FHA domain-containing serine/threonine-protein kinase; the encoded protein is MTEFIGQTIGNYRVEAVLGAGGMGQVFRARHIHLDRPVALKVMHANLSHDPGFQARFRQEARAIAALQHPNIVEVYDFGEQNGLMYLVMELLSDGSLRGLMQKHAREGKPWPLLLAIDLVRQAAEGLAYAHSQGMIHRDIKPDNMLLRAVSGAPGRYTLKITDFGLARMAEGSTMTATGTAMGTPAYMSPEQCQGAHVDLRSDIYALGVVLYEVATGYLPFTAATLSEAAYKHVFVPPTPPRQVRADLPSELEEIVLRCLAKRPEERFASAAEVAASLKALLARPDPTLTHATVMAHPNEAPPVSPQGVAPPPPPPVVAPPQPTAVAPSSGTLPPAIPSLPGAAHLPRIQVRDSSGNLLRVVELTSDGVTVGRQSTNTLVLESEGVSRSHLRVDWDGRQVTVTDLGSSNGTLLGATRLPARAPHPWGWREVVRVGPFWLRLEPPARLAEQGGALLQQLLDAQPTATPPPAAATRPMPTGMATASISTGRIGVVLEDKTLTLNPGQPAPLRLTLANLGTVVDHFSIEVDGAPAEWVRQPADALQLMPGVQMPVVLTVTAPRSPASRAGDYQVTLRVRSRENPSEVGVAHGQWTVLPFAAPVLSLAPKRAAGRGQARFTTTLRNNGNAPIQCALRAEDDEHALRYRFDPPEVTLDPGAEVDVPTTVTGPQRWFGREQTRSFMVGAVVAGGEGPPVATGQFVQMPIIPAWAVTLLLLLIPLCLGGVFFGNEMLVVRPAAATATAATAEAAGVIAAANTATAIVVNTAVQATIEAKETVALVQQQTIAAAPIETQIAFQSEQNTQIAQAQQTQQAQQAQQAAAQQTQQAQQQQQQAAQQTQQAQQAIQQATQQAAAQQTAAAAAQQATQAVLDAQATQQALDAQATMAAAANAETASAVAAQQTTLAQTAAVVAAQQTSVAATATTQAAAFNAFLGDWVNVDTATSGMTRLVIEKQNETNYTFHGYGKCTPSDCDWGVIQVPYTSGQLVGVYDFGFKTTRITVRLQGDDLLAEVFDDYRPSDPRPDRTTNYVLRRQWVLRPDIIIQPPLILRLTPTP
- a CDS encoding methyltransferase regulatory domain-containing protein, which gives rise to MDDITAMLRRSYDEAPYPGRAYAHTHPDYMAALATLLGLNPPPVAHCRVLEIGCAAGSNLIPMALSLPEATFVGIDLSPRQIADGRRIIETLGMTNVTLLVRDVQEVGDELGQFDYIIAHGVYSWVPAPVRDRLMALTKRSLASHGIAYISYNTYPGWHILGALRDLMIYAARGVEDPRERARIALALLDMLAESDSENANAFHSFLAAYAGQFRSVLSRLGSLSHAFLIHDALEVVNEPVSFAQFAAHAAQHGLQYLSETEFPMVLPLGLKPETVDAIRSFSRSGIDLEQYMDFLRGRQFRQTLLCHDHVTVRRTLRPERLMGMSVAALMHPETQPLDLAGSEWVVFRNLHGVAFSVSAPITKAALICLAEASPRAVAFEDLVVAAQRRAVAAGASLEDTEPSALARRLGGDLLRAFATATSLVSFHLHPPAVATRPGERPKVTPLARLEAQHGEEVTNLYHDVISLDPFDRHLVQSLDGRHDRRALEEMMAAAVTAGEVPYAGDDGRAASLAGLAADIEQRLNWFAQVALLVE